One genomic region from Granulicatella adiacens ATCC 49175 encodes:
- a CDS encoding Cof-type HAD-IIB family hydrolase, which yields MIKLIALDLDGTLLTGEKKITEENKKAIQLAKENGIKVVLCTGRPIVSIVHLLEELDLMGDDDYAVNFNGGLIQKTKHGEIVYETGHTVEDMKYCHEEVTKVGLPLVMIDTVRAYEPTPPKGRPSIYNTLPHPITFEQKNPEDFEEGHIFNKAVLCIAQDILDEGIAKLPKEFFERFNCMKSRTFLLEVVPKHVSKGNGLKMLGEILGISLDEMAACGDEENDLPMLTVVGYPVAMGNGSKEVKDVAKYVTATNEDSGVAKAIYHIIEMNKQA from the coding sequence TTGATTAAATTAATTGCACTAGATTTAGATGGAACATTATTAACTGGTGAAAAGAAGATAACTGAAGAAAATAAAAAAGCTATTCAATTAGCCAAAGAAAATGGGATTAAAGTAGTTCTTTGTACGGGTCGACCAATTGTAAGTATTGTTCATTTGCTTGAAGAATTAGACCTAATGGGGGACGATGATTACGCAGTTAACTTTAATGGCGGCCTGATTCAAAAAACAAAACATGGAGAAATCGTCTATGAAACAGGGCATACTGTAGAAGATATGAAGTATTGCCATGAAGAAGTAACCAAAGTAGGGCTTCCATTAGTGATGATTGATACGGTAAGAGCTTACGAGCCAACGCCTCCCAAAGGACGTCCGTCAATTTATAATACATTACCGCATCCAATTACGTTTGAACAAAAGAATCCAGAAGATTTCGAAGAGGGACATATCTTTAATAAAGCCGTTCTTTGTATCGCTCAAGACATCTTGGATGAAGGAATTGCAAAATTACCAAAAGAATTCTTCGAACGCTTTAACTGTATGAAATCAAGAACATTTTTATTAGAAGTTGTTCCAAAACATGTTTCAAAAGGAAATGGCTTAAAGATGTTAGGAGAAATTCTAGGAATTTCGCTGGATGAAATGGCAGCATGTGGTGATGAGGAAAATGACTTACCAATGTTAACAGTTGTCGGTTATCCAGTAGCCATGGGCAATGGCTCAAAAGAAGTCAAAGATGTAGCAAAATATGTAACAGCAACGAATGAGGATTCAGGTGTTGCTAAGGCTATTTATCATATTATAGAAATGAATAAACAAGCGTAA
- the ftsY gene encoding signal recognition particle-docking protein FtsY — MGLFDRIKRAFTGEDEVIKHEEKKESIVIEKYDKGMEKTRRSFSDRLNEFLADFREIDEDFFEDLEETFISSDVGFEMTLAITDALRDEVRLKNATTSGQVKEVIIEKMVDIYEKGEDNLSVLKKAEGRPTVLMFVGVNGVGKTTTIGKIAWRLKQEGNKVLLAAGDTFRAGAIQQLEVWGERVGVPVVAGKEGGDPSSVVFDAIKKAKEENFDYLLIDTAGRLQNKVNLMKELEKMNRIISREIETGADETLLVLDATTGQNALVQAKQFGETIDITGLILTKLDGTAKGGVILSIRHELNIPVKFIGLGEQMDDLQPFEPEQFIYGLVKDML; from the coding sequence ATGGGATTATTTGATCGAATTAAACGTGCCTTTACTGGTGAAGATGAAGTCATTAAACATGAGGAAAAGAAAGAATCAATTGTTATTGAAAAATATGACAAAGGGATGGAAAAAACGCGTCGCAGTTTCTCAGATAGATTGAATGAATTTCTTGCAGATTTCAGAGAAATCGATGAAGATTTCTTTGAGGATTTAGAAGAGACTTTTATTTCTTCAGACGTAGGTTTCGAAATGACTTTGGCGATTACGGACGCCTTAAGAGATGAAGTTCGTTTAAAAAATGCAACAACTTCTGGTCAAGTCAAAGAAGTCATCATTGAGAAGATGGTAGACATTTACGAAAAAGGCGAAGATAATTTATCAGTGCTTAAAAAAGCTGAAGGTCGTCCAACAGTTCTAATGTTTGTTGGTGTCAATGGTGTTGGTAAAACAACAACGATAGGAAAAATTGCTTGGAGACTGAAGCAAGAAGGTAACAAAGTTTTACTTGCTGCAGGAGATACATTCAGAGCTGGAGCCATTCAACAGTTAGAAGTCTGGGGAGAACGTGTCGGAGTTCCTGTTGTTGCAGGTAAAGAAGGTGGCGACCCTTCTTCAGTTGTCTTTGATGCTATTAAGAAGGCTAAAGAAGAAAACTTTGATTATTTATTAATCGATACGGCTGGACGTCTTCAAAACAAAGTGAATTTGATGAAAGAGTTAGAAAAGATGAATCGTATCATCTCCCGTGAAATTGAAACGGGAGCAGATGAGACTTTATTAGTTTTAGATGCGACAACTGGTCAAAATGCTTTAGTTCAGGCGAAACAGTTTGGAGAAACCATTGATATTACTGGGTTAATCTTAACAAAATTAGATGGTACAGCAAAAGGTGGAGTTATTTTATCGATTCGTCATGAATTAAATATTCCTGTTAAATTCATTGGTTTAGGTGAACAGATGGACGACTTGCAACCATTTGAACCAGAACAATTTATTTACGGATTAGTGAAAGATATGTTATAA